Proteins encoded in a region of the Nicotiana tomentosiformis chromosome 9, ASM39032v3, whole genome shotgun sequence genome:
- the LOC138898640 gene encoding uncharacterized protein: protein MDPLKYIFQKPMPTGRLAKWQILLTEFDIVYVIRTTMKAQALADHLDKNPVDDEYQPLNTYFPDEEVNSVEVIPEDTNAWKMFFDGAVNAKGVGIGAILVSPTGPHYSSTARLRFFCTNNTAEYEACIMGMNMAVDLDVEEFLIMGDSDLIILQAQYEWETRDIKLIPYRQHVEDLSNRFKSVEFRYIPRFHNELADALATLASMLPYPGNVHIDPLEIQIRERHG, encoded by the coding sequence atggatcctctgaagtacatatTCCAGAAACCAATGCCCACGGGaaggttagcaaaatggcaaatcctgctcactgAGTTCGACATTGTCTATGTCATCCGTACAACGATGAAAGCTCAAGCCTTGGCGGATCATCTAGATAAGaacccggttgatgatgaatACCAACCCCTAAATACTTACTTTCCGGACGAGGAAGTAAATTCAGTTGAAGTAATTCCAGAAGACACCAATGCttggaaaatgttctttgatggagctgtaaaTGCAAAAGGTGTCGGGATTGGGGCAATTTTGGTTTCACCCACCGGTCCGCACTATTCGTCCACAGCCCggcttcggttcttctgtaccaacAACACCGCTGAGTATGAAGCCTGCATTATGGGCATGAATATGGCAGTTGATCTGGATGTGGAAGAATTTTTAAtcatgggagattcagatttgatcATTCTGCAAGCCCAATATGAATGGGAAACTCGAGATATCAAGCTTATCCCATATAGGCAACATGTGGAAGATCTTAGCAACCGATTCAAGTCCGTCGAGTTCAGGTATATTCCTCGATTCCACAACGAGTTAGCTGATGCATTAGCTACTTTGGCCTCAATGCTGCCATATCCGGGCAATGTCCATATTGACCCGCTGGAAATCCAAATTCGAGAGAGGCATGGTTAA
- the LOC138898641 gene encoding uncharacterized protein, whose translation MASESHLPIIEPEDSPVSAIPHSEYATAEENKRLRVRMLEIWDAWSNGKEPPRIIPGFPELLPRTSGTSNVHIPVTKPFIPFGYPTISANFNSMPSEVRPQAPFLGVPSTLFTAPPISTMAQPTVPRPCFEPSAFTFQVPQFQLDNAHVTPNSYPQHLQFESLIEHERAMRNPEQEEMVRKMKSLEQSLKNMQGLNGQKSVSYSDLCMFPHVHLPVGFKTPKFEKYDGNGDPISYLKRYCNQLRGAGGKEELLMAYFGESLTGIASEWYIDQDISHWHIWDDLA comes from the coding sequence ATGGCCTCCGAAAGTCATCTACCAATTATTGAGCCTGAGGATAGTCCGGTATCGGCTATTCCACATTCAGAGTACGCAACCGCTGAGGAAAATAAGAGGTTGCGCGTTCGCATGTTAGAAATATGGGACGCTTGGTCTAATGGCAAAGAACCACCCCGTATAATCCCCGGATTTCCTGAACTGCTTCCCAGGACGAGTGGAACCTCTAATGTCCACATCCCCGTGACTAAACCATTCATCCCGTTTGGGTACCCCACTATATCGGCCAATTTCAACAGTATGCCTTCTGAGGTTCGCCCCCAGGCACCATTTTTAGGGGTACCTTCTACATTATTCACCGCACCACCAATCTCTACTATGGCACAACCAACAGTTCCCAGGCCATGCTTCGAGCCTTCAGCTTTCACTTTTCAAGTCCCACAATTTCAGCTAGACAACGCTCATGTTACCCCAAACTCTTACCCTCAGCACCTGCAATTTGAGTCTCTTATAGAACACGAAAGAGCTATGAGAAACCCCGAGCAAGAAGAGATGGTTCGGAAGATGAAAAGCCTCGAACAAAgtctgaagaacatgcaaggcctAAATGGCCAAAAGAGTGTCTCTTACTCCGATCTGTGCATGTTTCCTCATGTTCATTTACCCGTTGGTTTTAAAACGCCAAAATTCGAAAAGTACGACGGGAATGGAGACCCGATATCTTATTTGAAAAGATATTGCAATCAGCTGAGAGgggcaggtggaaaagaagaacttTTGATGGCCTATTTCGGGGAGAGCTTGACGGGAATTGCGTCAGAATGGTACATAGATCAGGACATCTCCCATTGGCATATATGGGATGACTTGGCCTGA